In one Trichlorobacter lovleyi SZ genomic region, the following are encoded:
- the rsmH gene encoding 16S rRNA (cytosine(1402)-N(4))-methyltransferase RsmH produces MEEFHHLSVLAREVMEQLAPRPGGTYLDGTLGGGGHSELILEKIGPDGLLIGIDRDPAALAAASERLRRFGSCFRPLQGSFGDLAELLKQEGINTLDGLLLDLGVSSHQLDTDERGFSFRLDGPLDMRMDRSCGDSAADLLQDCSAGELEQIIKEFGEERWAKKIALRIVQTRQETPITTTLQLADLVAGTIPRRFHEERIHPATRTFQALRIAVNQELEQVEQGIRAGIAALKAGGRIAVISFHSLEDRIVKHLFREAATGCTCPPRMPYCVCNKKPQLRILTGRPVIAGPEETDRNPRARSAKLRAAEKLG; encoded by the coding sequence ATGGAGGAATTTCACCACCTGTCAGTGCTGGCCCGGGAGGTCATGGAGCAACTGGCACCCCGCCCCGGCGGCACCTACCTGGACGGCACCCTGGGCGGCGGCGGGCATAGTGAACTGATTCTTGAAAAGATCGGTCCGGATGGCCTGTTGATCGGTATCGACCGCGACCCGGCGGCCCTGGCTGCAGCATCTGAACGGCTGCGACGCTTTGGGAGCTGTTTCAGGCCGCTTCAAGGCAGCTTTGGGGATCTGGCTGAGTTACTGAAACAAGAAGGGATCAACACCCTTGACGGGTTACTGCTCGATCTCGGCGTTTCGTCGCACCAACTGGATACCGATGAGCGCGGCTTCAGTTTCCGCCTTGACGGACCACTGGATATGCGAATGGACCGTTCCTGCGGCGACTCTGCTGCAGACCTGCTGCAGGATTGTTCTGCCGGGGAACTGGAACAGATCATCAAGGAATTTGGAGAAGAGCGCTGGGCAAAAAAAATAGCCCTGAGAATCGTGCAGACACGCCAGGAAACACCGATCACGACAACGCTTCAGTTGGCTGATCTTGTAGCCGGCACGATTCCACGCCGTTTTCACGAAGAGCGGATTCATCCTGCAACCCGTACCTTTCAGGCCCTGAGAATTGCCGTCAATCAGGAGCTTGAACAGGTGGAACAGGGGATCAGGGCAGGGATAGCAGCCCTGAAAGCGGGAGGACGGATTGCCGTGATCTCCTTCCACTCGCTTGAGGACCGGATCGTGAAGCATCTGTTTCGTGAGGCAGCAACCGGCTGCACCTGTCCCCCCAGGATGCCCTACTGCGTCTGCAACAAAAAGCCGCAACTACGCATCCTGACCGGACGTCCGGTGATTGCCGGGCCAGAAGAAACTGACCGCAACCCCCGCGCACGCAGCGCCAAGTTGCGAGCAGCTGAAAAATTGGGCTAG
- the mraZ gene encoding division/cell wall cluster transcriptional repressor MraZ: MFGGESLTTIDAKGRTSIPARFREVLVTEFGDERFVVTKASPVDFDDGSYGRGLSVYPLGEWQELEKKIQANEGELPLAQLNSLKRLVLGPAQECTADKLGRVLIPPALRIHANLGRDLYFVGMGRRFDIWASETYARVNAQDERNFPQDSAALAALGI, encoded by the coding sequence ATGTTTGGTGGCGAAAGCCTGACTACCATCGATGCAAAAGGGCGTACCAGCATCCCGGCCAGATTCCGGGAGGTGTTGGTTACGGAGTTTGGTGACGAGCGTTTTGTCGTCACCAAGGCCTCGCCCGTGGATTTCGATGATGGCAGTTATGGTCGCGGCCTTTCCGTCTATCCGCTGGGCGAATGGCAGGAGCTGGAGAAAAAGATCCAGGCCAATGAGGGTGAACTGCCGCTGGCGCAGCTGAACAGCCTGAAACGCCTGGTACTGGGACCGGCCCAGGAATGTACCGCCGACAAACTGGGGCGGGTACTGATCCCGCCCGCACTCCGGATTCATGCCAACCTTGGACGAGATCTGTACTTTGTTGGTATGGGCCGGCGTTTCGACATCTGGGCCAGCGAGACCTACGCACGTGTCAATGCCCAGGATGAGCGCAACTTCCCGCAGGATTCGGCTGCACTTGCAGCACTTGGCATATAG